A window of bacterium genomic DNA:
CATGTGGAAGAAGAACCAGAGCCAGATTTGTTTGTAAAGGTTAAGGCATCAAAGCAAAGATTAAGACCGGGTGAAGGCAAGAGCGTTACCATTTTCTATGGGAATAAAGGCACTGGAGTAGCAGAAGATGTAGAGTTGGATTATTGGTGTGGAGGAAGAATTATTGGACCAGAAGATACTATCTTCCTTGGCGATTTGCAACCTGGACAGACAGGTAAACTATCGTATGATGTCAGGGCTGATAATCTTCAAGAGAATGGTGTTGGATATGAATCAGCTGATATTTATTGTGAGAATGAGGAGAAAGATGAGTCAAATAATTATAGGAGGTTTGGGGAACAAATTGCACTCTCCACAGACCCCAATGATAAACTCTCATCACCCCAGGATTTTATTAGCCATGGGGAGGAGATAACCTATACGATAAGGTTTGAGAATGTGGCAACCGCAACCATTCCGGCACAATACATCACCATTGAAGACAGTCTGCCTGCTGAACTTGACTGGGGGACATTCTTCCCAGGCAGGGTAAGTATCGGCACAGCTACCTACGATTCTATTGAGGCATTTAATGCCTCAGGTAGAGGTTCACTTACCTTAACCTACAATCCCAGCACCGGTAAAATAAGATACAAATTTGATTTAGGTGATGATTATGGCACTACCGGGCTTAAACCAAATCAGAACCCACCTGAGGGCGAAGGCTGGGTAGAATTTACCATTGATACCATTGCTACCCTGACAACCGGGACAAAGATTACCAACACCGCCACCATACAATTTGACTGGAATGAGTGGATGGAGACACCAGCAGCAACCAATATCGTTGATTTGACTCCACCGACATCTACCGTAAAGCCTTTGCCGGCTATCTCTACCTCTACTACCTTTTTGGTAGAATGGGAAGGACAGGATTTAGCAGGTGTAGAACAAGGCAGAATGCGTGAATACAATGTTTATGTTTCAGACAACAACGGCACACCAACCCTTTGGCAGACTGTAGATGTCTGGGATTCATTATCACCAACCTTTGCTGGCTCAGCCCAATTTAAGGGTGAATACGGACATAGCTACGGCTTCTACTCTCAGGCAATGGATGTCAGGGGCAATCTGCAATCTACACCGTCAACACCGCAGGCATCTATAAAACTCATCGCAGAAAATATTGAAATAAAGGCATCCGGAAAAATTGCGATGGAGGTAGACGGTAGTGTTACCCTGTCCTGCCTGGCAAAAGGGACAGATTCATCGGTTCTGGCTACCTGGACATTGACCGGAGATATTGGTTCTCTCAGTGCTACCTCTGGCACAGAGACTACCTTTGAGGCTAAAGCAATAGGCAAAGGTATTATTACTGCTTTTGATGGCACTTCTACTGCCCAAATACCTATCGTTGTAGGTGAATGTGTGGATGAGATAAGAACCTGGACAGGCACATTAACCGCCACCTGGGGAACGGCAACCGCAAGATTTGGCACCTCCAGCAGAGAGGTATATCTCATACCCATTGGAACGGTTAGTTCTGCCATATTGCAAAGCCTGGCAGGGAATATTGGCATTGGGATGAAAATAAATGCCTACGGCACATCAGCTACTGAAATTACCGGCACCTTGACCAATCCTGTGCAGATAATGTTTAACTATGACGAAGCGGTTTTAGGGAATATAGATGAGAGAACTCTGATGTTGCACCTATCATCAGATGGCAATATCTGGAAATTGGTAGTTGACTCAAATAGAGATGCAGATGCAAATATCGTCTATGGCACAATCACTCATCTATCTTTTGTTGCCCCAGCAGGTAAATCCAAGATAACCGCTGCTACCAGCGACTTAACCCAGGTATTCGTCTATCCCAACCCCTGCTATGCCTCAAGGGGACAACAACTACATTTCAAGCGACTAACCGCTCAATGCACGATTAAGATATTCAACATAGTCGGTGAATTGGTCAAAGAGATAGAGCATAACAATGGCACAGATGAGGAAGTATGGACAAACCCAGGCAGCATAGCCTCCGGCATCTACATCTATCTCATCACCAACAACCAGGGCCAGAAAGCCATTGGCAAGCTGGGGATTATTAAATAATGGTAACTGGTTAAATGGTAATTGGTAACTGGTTAAATGGTAATTGGTAACTGGTTAAATGGTAACTGGTAATTGGTTAAATGGTAATTGGTTAAATGGTTACAAATCACCGGTTACCAATTACCAATCACCAGTTACCAATCACCAGTTACCAGTATTGGAGCAGAGTATGTAGTAAAAAAGGCAATTGCCTTACGGGCAGGGTATAAATCGGGTCCACAAGATA
This region includes:
- a CDS encoding T9SS type A sorting domain-containing protein, whose protein sequence is MSSGGDVVIKWEFDFLKPGETKRIKLKVLVEPDIEGSSTLLNEAKVEAYDFRWEGNLYQDEDTYKTHVLKDEIDLWVIIKKGPDKVLPGTIIRYTICYGNSSNVDLRDILIIDTLPPGVGYSWHTEPDSFVWKEGNKYIWEISELPAGISKSFKLGCYVSSKVAASTTLTNKVEIKSKHIIPGVVDIMPNNNTDTWQTHVEEEPEPDLFVKVKASKQRLRPGEGKSVTIFYGNKGTGVAEDVELDYWCGGRIIGPEDTIFLGDLQPGQTGKLSYDVRADNLQENGVGYESADIYCENEEKDESNNYRRFGEQIALSTDPNDKLSSPQDFISHGEEITYTIRFENVATATIPAQYITIEDSLPAELDWGTFFPGRVSIGTATYDSIEAFNASGRGSLTLTYNPSTGKIRYKFDLGDDYGTTGLKPNQNPPEGEGWVEFTIDTIATLTTGTKITNTATIQFDWNEWMETPAATNIVDLTPPTSTVKPLPAISTSTTFLVEWEGQDLAGVEQGRMREYNVYVSDNNGTPTLWQTVDVWDSLSPTFAGSAQFKGEYGHSYGFYSQAMDVRGNLQSTPSTPQASIKLIAENIEIKASGKIAMEVDGSVTLSCLAKGTDSSVLATWTLTGDIGSLSATSGTETTFEAKAIGKGIITAFDGTSTAQIPIVVGECVDEIRTWTGTLTATWGTATARFGTSSREVYLIPIGTVSSAILQSLAGNIGIGMKINAYGTSATEITGTLTNPVQIMFNYDEAVLGNIDERTLMLHLSSDGNIWKLVVDSNRDADANIVYGTITHLSFVAPAGKSKITAATSDLTQVFVYPNPCYASRGQQLHFKRLTAQCTIKIFNIVGELVKEIEHNNGTDEEVWTNPGSIASGIYIYLITNNQGQKAIGKLGIIK